The following proteins are encoded in a genomic region of Methanoculleus bourgensis MS2:
- a CDS encoding daunorubicin resistance protein DrrA family ABC transporter ATP-binding protein produces MAAIETSGLTKRFGSLVAVDRLDLAIDREIFGLLGPNGSGKTTTVKMLTTLLAPTEGDATICGHSVTGNPLAVREQISYVPQDMAVDPKLTGRENVIFFAKVYGVPRPRETADEALAMLDLASRADDPVRTYSGGMRRRLELAQALVHDPEVLFLDEPTIGLDVAGRRRIWEHIIVLKNRGMTVFVTTHYMDEADQACDRIGIIDYGRVVATGNPAALKATVCRDIVSIRADGTFQDELPEGVTFLGRTDDELRFEVDKGEEAGLALSRALTKGGMTVRSVSVRQPTLDDVFLALVGEQDETEAFDARRFRRILRGRA; encoded by the coding sequence TTGGCGGCGATAGAGACATCAGGATTAACAAAACGCTTCGGCAGCCTCGTTGCGGTCGACCGGCTGGATCTCGCGATCGACCGGGAGATCTTCGGTCTCCTCGGACCGAACGGCTCTGGGAAGACGACGACCGTGAAGATGCTGACGACGCTCCTCGCCCCGACGGAAGGTGACGCAACGATCTGCGGGCACTCGGTGACGGGAAACCCGCTCGCGGTCAGGGAGCAGATCAGCTATGTCCCGCAGGATATGGCGGTCGACCCGAAACTCACCGGACGGGAGAACGTCATCTTCTTTGCAAAGGTCTACGGCGTCCCCCGCCCCCGGGAGACCGCAGACGAGGCGCTCGCGATGCTGGACCTTGCGTCCCGTGCGGACGACCCTGTACGGACCTACTCGGGCGGGATGCGCAGAAGGCTTGAGCTGGCGCAGGCGCTTGTCCACGACCCGGAGGTGCTCTTCCTTGACGAACCGACGATCGGGCTTGATGTGGCGGGCAGGAGAAGGATCTGGGAGCATATCATTGTGCTGAAAAACCGGGGGATGACGGTCTTTGTCACGACGCACTACATGGATGAGGCGGACCAGGCCTGCGACCGGATCGGGATCATCGACTACGGCCGGGTGGTGGCGACCGGGAACCCGGCTGCGCTGAAGGCGACGGTCTGCCGGGATATCGTCTCGATCCGGGCCGACGGGACGTTCCAGGACGAACTCCCGGAAGGTGTCACCTTTCTTGGCAGGACCGATGACGAACTCAGGTTTGAGGTGGATAAGGGTGAAGAGGCTGGCCTTGCCCTCTCCCGCGCGCTCACGAAAGGCGGGATGACGGTCAGGTCGGTCTCGGTCCGGCAGCCGACCCTCGACGACGTCTTCCTCGCCCTGGTCGGGGAGCAGGACGAGACGGAGGCGTTTGACGCCCGGCGGTTTCGGAGGATACTTCGGGGGCGGGCATGA
- a CDS encoding ABC transporter permease, translated as MRRMFYYMERDFRRWLRGRVNVVSTLILPAAWLIFVGLALPIRFTDNYLDFIAPGILVLTMLGASFQGGALLMFDKILGYLQKFLAMPAPRESILFGKILFITLRGLIQTTVILVIAILLGAHFLDPVLLLAIYTVLFIFGILLSSLMTTVALKLEDHDSYAAINAMISMPLFFTSSALMPYDQMPDWLAALARLNPVSYAIDAIRDLQAGIFPAATFLGLLVGAILVLLMSVTVFRRATV; from the coding sequence ATGAGGCGGATGTTCTATTACATGGAACGGGACTTCCGCCGCTGGCTCCGTGGCAGGGTCAATGTCGTCTCGACGTTGATCCTGCCTGCGGCATGGCTCATCTTCGTCGGCCTTGCTCTCCCGATACGGTTCACCGACAACTACCTCGACTTCATCGCCCCCGGCATCCTGGTCCTGACGATGCTTGGTGCATCCTTCCAGGGCGGAGCGCTCCTGATGTTTGATAAGATCCTCGGCTACCTCCAGAAGTTCCTTGCGATGCCCGCGCCGAGGGAGAGCATCCTCTTTGGCAAGATCCTCTTCATCACCCTCCGGGGTCTGATCCAGACGACGGTCATCCTGGTCATCGCCATCCTGCTTGGAGCGCACTTCCTCGACCCGGTCCTCCTCCTTGCGATCTATACCGTCCTCTTCATCTTCGGCATCCTCCTCTCATCGCTGATGACGACGGTCGCCCTCAAACTTGAGGACCACGACTCCTACGCGGCAATCAACGCGATGATCTCGATGCCGCTCTTCTTCACGAGCAGTGCGCTGATGCCCTACGACCAGATGCCGGACTGGCTCGCGGCGCTTGCGAGGCTAAACCCGGTCTCCTACGCGATCGATGCGATCAGGGACCTCCAGGCGGGGATATTTCCGGCGGCCACCTTCCTCGGGCTTCTCGTCGGTGCAATCCTGGTACTCCTGATGAGCGTCACCGTCTTTCGGAGGGCGACAGTCTGA
- a CDS encoding metal ABC transporter substrate-binding protein, whose amino-acid sequence MDKKVLLTCIILLALAMPPAAGLSVVSTTSVLWDPIQFIGGDRVEVIYIADPAICPHVQGDIIPNRIQLQREFIANADLFVAINGSVDRENVMPFVEKFMTANGYGNVEWTTLQNPSMVWNTPEGARALGREVTGWLVAADPGNTTYYEERFGEYIRMINATDLSGEEKTVIPGQEAIVMIWQREAVEEWLGLSVVTVFGPAFYGDGKFVPQMIVDDIQSHPEKYQNVRYVVENMQSGEMAKGIEEALRDQGIPAKRVIFTNFPKSIDGVDSIPDVLAYNKELVTPGDEESPSPQGAPIQPLVAIVAIAGALLLAARRR is encoded by the coding sequence ATGGACAAGAAGGTTTTACTCACATGCATTATCCTGCTGGCCCTGGCCATGCCTCCGGCGGCAGGATTGTCGGTAGTCTCGACCACATCGGTCCTCTGGGACCCGATCCAGTTCATCGGCGGCGACCGGGTTGAGGTGATATACATCGCCGATCCCGCGATCTGCCCGCATGTCCAGGGGGACATCATCCCGAACCGGATCCAGCTTCAGCGGGAGTTCATCGCCAACGCCGACCTCTTTGTGGCGATCAACGGGTCGGTCGACCGTGAAAACGTGATGCCGTTTGTGGAGAAGTTCATGACTGCAAACGGCTACGGCAACGTCGAATGGACAACCCTGCAGAATCCGTCGATGGTCTGGAACACTCCGGAAGGTGCGCGAGCCCTCGGGCGTGAGGTTACAGGCTGGCTGGTCGCCGCAGACCCTGGGAACACAACGTATTATGAAGAGCGGTTCGGCGAGTACATCAGGATGATCAATGCAACCGACCTCTCCGGGGAAGAAAAAACGGTCATCCCGGGGCAGGAGGCCATCGTCATGATCTGGCAGCGTGAGGCGGTTGAGGAGTGGCTCGGTCTCTCGGTGGTGACGGTCTTCGGGCCCGCGTTTTACGGTGATGGAAAGTTCGTCCCGCAGATGATCGTGGACGACATCCAGAGCCACCCTGAAAAATACCAGAACGTCAGGTACGTCGTTGAGAACATGCAGTCAGGCGAGATGGCCAAAGGCATCGAGGAAGCCCTCCGGGACCAGGGTATTCCGGCAAAACGGGTGATATTCACCAACTTCCCGAAATCGATCGACGGCGTTGACAGCATCCCGGATGTGCTGGCATACAACAAAGAGCTGGTGACACCCGGGGATGAAGAGTCTCCCTCACCACAGGGTGCGCCGATTCAACCTCTCGTCGCTATCGTAGCGATTGCCGGTGCTCTCCTTCTCGCCGCCAGGCGCCGGTGA
- a CDS encoding metal ABC transporter permease — MLEFLIPNNVVCHAVEAMLLASIACSILSVIIVQINMGSIGFTMAHAAFAGAAVGIFLSLNPTLTAIIAGLAVAGLLGPLSDRAKVSADTALGALFGTSMAVAVFFIAYLQQIGRGFDASGLLFGDVISLYREEIYALALISIVAILFVTLFSKEITAIIFDRRIAEAAGIRVRPVYYALLFMIAMTVALSLNIVGGLLLYIWLVMPAVIVLQFCRNIRQMFIAAPIVAACISVIGALAGLNHSLPVAPLTALLFGVVFAFAVIVSPRRRITVRKS, encoded by the coding sequence GTGCTTGAGTTCCTCATCCCGAACAACGTCGTCTGCCACGCGGTCGAAGCGATGCTCCTTGCCTCGATCGCCTGCAGCATCCTCTCGGTGATCATCGTCCAGATAAACATGGGCTCTATCGGCTTTACCATGGCCCATGCCGCGTTCGCCGGTGCCGCTGTCGGGATCTTCCTCTCACTGAACCCCACACTGACCGCCATCATCGCCGGCCTCGCGGTCGCCGGCCTCCTCGGCCCGCTCTCCGACCGGGCAAAGGTCTCGGCCGACACCGCGCTCGGTGCGCTCTTCGGCACCTCGATGGCAGTCGCGGTCTTCTTCATAGCGTACCTGCAGCAGATCGGGCGTGGATTCGACGCAAGCGGGCTCCTCTTCGGTGACGTCATATCGCTCTACCGGGAAGAGATCTACGCGCTGGCGCTGATATCGATCGTCGCCATCCTCTTTGTCACCCTCTTCTCAAAAGAGATCACCGCGATCATCTTCGATCGAAGGATAGCAGAAGCAGCAGGCATCCGGGTCAGACCGGTCTACTACGCGCTCCTCTTCATGATCGCGATGACGGTCGCCCTCAGCCTGAACATCGTCGGCGGCCTCCTCCTCTACATCTGGCTGGTGATGCCGGCCGTGATCGTGCTCCAGTTCTGTCGGAATATACGACAGATGTTCATCGCGGCTCCGATCGTCGCCGCATGCATCAGCGTTATAGGAGCGCTTGCCGGCCTGAACCACTCCCTCCCCGTTGCCCCGCTCACCGCACTCCTCTTCGGTGTCGTCTTTGCCTTCGCGGTCATCGTCTCACCAAGGAGGCGGATAACAGTTCGGAAGAGTTAA
- a CDS encoding metal ABC transporter ATP-binding protein: MTGPTITLSGVYTAYEGAANPSLRNINLTIDRGEFVVVGGPNGAGKTTLLETINGMLRITHGSARICGINLLEDGVGVRRRVGYVIQNFAFDPLSPFTAGEVVLMGRYGRLGYLNRPKEPDIRAARQAMQMLGIEDLADAPIGTLSGGQQQKVLIAQNLAKEPEIMLLDEPFSNLDLIAKHSVSTLLHDLAGAGITVIVVSHAFDDLPPRPIRILVMNGGEVTADHTCTPDEVEDIVRTASGSDARA; this comes from the coding sequence ATGACAGGCCCTACCATAACCCTCTCAGGCGTCTACACCGCGTATGAGGGGGCGGCAAACCCCTCGCTGCGCAACATCAATCTGACCATAGACCGCGGCGAGTTCGTGGTGGTCGGGGGCCCGAACGGCGCCGGAAAGACGACCCTCCTTGAGACGATCAACGGCATGCTCCGGATCACCCACGGCTCGGCCCGCATCTGCGGCATCAACCTCCTCGAAGACGGCGTCGGGGTGCGGAGGCGTGTAGGATACGTCATCCAGAACTTCGCGTTCGACCCCTTATCCCCGTTCACCGCAGGAGAGGTTGTGCTGATGGGCCGCTACGGCAGGCTCGGCTACCTCAACCGCCCAAAAGAACCCGACATCAGGGCCGCCCGGCAGGCGATGCAGATGCTCGGGATTGAGGACCTAGCCGACGCGCCCATCGGGACGCTCTCCGGTGGGCAGCAGCAGAAGGTCCTCATTGCCCAGAACCTTGCCAAAGAGCCGGAGATCATGCTCCTCGATGAGCCATTCAGCAACCTCGACCTCATCGCAAAACACTCGGTCAGCACCCTCCTGCACGACCTCGCCGGGGCAGGCATCACGGTCATCGTCGTCTCCCACGCCTTTGACGACCTCCCGCCCCGGCCGATCCGGATCCTGGTGATGAACGGGGGAGAGGTGACGGCAGACCACACCTGCACGCCCGATGAGGTCGAGGATATTGTCCGGACGGCTTCAGGGAGTGACGCGCGTGCTTGA
- a CDS encoding formylmethanofuran dehydrogenase subunit E family protein — protein sequence MNQHSGCRYQNLTRDYTPADLAAFHGHLGPFIVLGYRIGRYVRKTFCDDPFKMQAVIHCAGTPPESCLVDGVQLGCGCTLGKRNIEIHESSTIRCEFISGGSTMVIIPHPFDLPPQGEGYEAAIEHYAEELFALPDDRLFTSRME from the coding sequence ATGAACCAACACAGCGGCTGTCGCTACCAGAACCTCACCCGCGATTACACCCCGGCCGACCTCGCCGCGTTCCACGGCCACCTCGGACCGTTCATCGTACTCGGCTACCGGATCGGCCGGTACGTCCGGAAGACATTCTGTGATGATCCATTCAAGATGCAGGCCGTCATCCACTGTGCCGGCACCCCGCCCGAATCCTGCCTCGTCGACGGCGTCCAGCTCGGGTGCGGCTGCACGCTCGGGAAGAGGAACATCGAGATCCACGAGAGCAGCACGATACGATGCGAATTCATCTCGGGTGGGTCAACGATGGTGATCATCCCGCACCCCTTCGACCTGCCGCCACAGGGTGAGGGCTACGAGGCCGCCATCGAGCATTACGCCGAGGAACTCTTTGCGTTACCCGATGACCGCCTCTTCACCTCCAGGATGGAATGA
- a CDS encoding PEGA domain-containing protein, whose product MRQGITLLLLLALVVGAAAAGEKTPPAFPHEFYGSVTIDGDPAPAGTVITGVIEDISCGSIQVIEAGRYGDPDRRKGNRLLVEGTSGQKGATITFLANGATAKETISFTPGAVTCLNLSFEGVVTAPVAAFKAEPISGDVPLTVAFTDESTGAAIWSWDFGDNATSDQRNPTHTYEAPGAYTVTLTVANTAGSDSATATITVTVPVGSVAVTSTPAGAAIYLDGTDTGLATNTTLTGIPVGEHVITLKLDGYADASTPVTVEAGKTAAVHLDLTTLTGSLAVTSVPAGAKVFIDGADTGKLTNTTIDGIGIGSHTVTLRKDGYVDATSEITIEEAKSATLHLDLEEIITTGSIEVTSVPTNATIFLDGENTGKFTNAALTGIPAGEHNVTLKLAGYVDATKMVIVTAGETAALHFDLDEVVTAPVAAFKAEPISGDVPLTVAFTDESTGAAIWSWDFGDNATSDQRNPTHTYEAPGTYTVTLTVTNTVGSDSATATITVTVPVGSVEVTSAPANAAIYLDGTDTGLTTNATLTGIPVGEHVITLKLDGYADASTPVTVEAGETVAVHLDLTTLTGSLAVTSVPAGAKVFIDGADTGKLTNTTIDGIGIGTHTVTLKKDGYIDAASEITIEEAKTATLHLNLDEVVTAPVAAFKAEPISGDAPLTVAFTDESTGAATWSWDFGDNTTSAEQNPSHTYEAPGTYTVTLTVANTAGSDSATATITVTEPSGPAPVANFTANVTSGNVPLTVRFTDASTGADSWYWAFGDGATSTEQNPVHTYTQVGRFTVTLTVANTAGSSSATGVVTARDIPPAPPKAEENFTLGSDAVNVTTGEGGQQVTFNATAGLNVTGNEIHLQTGGLAVTIKTENLTTAGNVSTGNVTGVHLESAPVNATVGSAGNVSVSFTAEMDNYDPALGITTTIYEQPGDATQTAFALAAQDEGSEIAGIAYAVYFTKTTPTDTIRDAVLRLTVSPGWVDANGGIDAIRIFRLGDDGNRSVLQTTYAGMENGMMVFTAISPEGFSAFAIGAVAPSSPPAPAPSRSSGGGGSGSQASVGAASNLKVGERVVLSMDRTAISAVTFTAKNQIRDVMVTMAKGSLPRDAKAPTGTVYQYIEATLYRAAAEDFSSVEFRFAVPANWLAAQGCTKDEVRLFRLTDDGWREVPVEALGEENGNAIFAASPEGFSLFAITATGKAPDVEEPTLEPIETETTPPADVTTTPVDTTPTTPQPTPLPVWVAVLALGVSLFLVRRRT is encoded by the coding sequence GTGCGACAGGGCATAACACTGCTCCTCCTCCTCGCCCTCGTTGTCGGTGCGGCGGCGGCCGGGGAGAAGACACCTCCCGCCTTCCCCCACGAGTTCTATGGGAGCGTGACGATCGATGGAGACCCCGCACCCGCCGGGACCGTTATCACCGGCGTGATCGAGGATATCAGCTGCGGCTCGATCCAGGTGATAGAAGCCGGAAGATACGGCGATCCCGACCGGCGCAAGGGGAACCGCCTGCTTGTGGAGGGGACCTCCGGACAGAAAGGAGCGACGATCACATTCCTCGCCAACGGGGCGACGGCAAAGGAGACCATATCATTCACGCCCGGCGCGGTGACATGCCTCAACCTCTCCTTTGAAGGAGTCGTGACGGCGCCGGTTGCCGCCTTCAAGGCAGAACCGATAAGTGGTGACGTCCCGCTCACGGTTGCGTTCACCGATGAATCCACCGGTGCGGCAATCTGGTCCTGGGACTTCGGGGACAACGCGACCAGCGACCAGCGGAACCCGACTCACACCTACGAGGCCCCCGGCGCCTACACCGTGACCCTGACGGTCGCGAACACCGCCGGGAGCGACAGCGCGACCGCGACCATCACCGTGACGGTCCCGGTCGGGAGCGTCGCCGTGACCTCGACACCCGCCGGAGCGGCAATCTATCTCGACGGCACTGACACCGGACTTGCGACCAACACCACCCTCACCGGGATCCCGGTCGGCGAGCACGTCATCACCCTGAAACTCGACGGGTACGCCGACGCCTCGACGCCGGTCACCGTGGAGGCAGGGAAGACCGCAGCGGTCCACCTCGACCTGACCACCCTGACCGGGAGCCTCGCCGTCACCTCGGTGCCGGCAGGCGCGAAGGTCTTCATCGACGGTGCCGATACCGGCAAACTGACGAACACCACGATCGACGGGATCGGGATCGGGAGTCATACCGTCACCCTCAGGAAGGACGGCTACGTCGACGCCACGTCGGAGATCACCATCGAGGAGGCTAAGTCCGCAACCCTCCACCTCGACCTTGAGGAGATCATCACGACCGGGAGCATCGAAGTTACCTCGGTGCCCACAAATGCAACGATCTTCCTGGACGGTGAGAACACCGGCAAGTTCACCAACGCTGCCCTCACCGGCATCCCGGCCGGCGAGCACAACGTTACCCTGAAACTTGCGGGCTACGTCGACGCCACGAAGATGGTAATCGTGACAGCCGGAGAGACCGCAGCTCTCCACTTTGACCTTGACGAGGTTGTGACGGCGCCGGTTGCCGCCTTCAAGGCAGAACCGATAAGTGGTGACGTCCCGCTCACGGTTGCGTTCACCGATGAATCCACCGGTGCGGCAATCTGGTCCTGGGACTTCGGGGACAACGCGACCAGCGACCAGCGGAACCCGACTCACACCTACGAGGCCCCCGGCACCTACACCGTGACCCTGACGGTCACGAACACCGTCGGGAGCGACAGCGCGACCGCGACCATCACCGTGACGGTCCCGGTCGGGAGCGTCGAAGTTACCTCAGCACCCGCGAATGCTGCGATCTATCTCGACGGCACTGACACCGGACTTACGACCAACGCCACCCTCACCGGGATCCCGGTCGGCGAGCACGTCATCACCCTGAAACTCGACGGGTACGCCGACGCTTCGACGCCGGTGACCGTGGAGGCAGGGGAGACTGTAGCGGTCCACCTCGACCTGACCACCCTGACCGGGAGCCTCGCCGTCACCTCGGTGCCGGCAGGTGCAAAGGTCTTCATCGACGGTGCCGATACCGGCAAACTGACGAACACCACGATCGACGGGATCGGGATCGGCACTCACACCGTCACCCTCAAGAAAGACGGCTACATCGACGCCGCGTCGGAGATCACCATCGAGGAGGCTAAGACCGCAACCCTCCACCTCAACCTCGATGAGGTTGTGACGGCGCCGGTTGCCGCCTTCAAGGCAGAACCGATAAGCGGTGACGCCCCGCTCACGGTTGCGTTCACCGATGAATCCACCGGTGCGGCAACCTGGTCCTGGGACTTCGGGGACAACACAACCTCCGCTGAGCAGAACCCGAGTCACACCTACGAGGCCCCCGGCACCTACACCGTGACCCTGACGGTCGCGAACACCGCCGGGAGCGATAGCGCGACCGCGACCATCACCGTGACCGAACCCTCCGGGCCAGCCCCGGTTGCAAACTTCACTGCAAACGTCACGAGCGGCAACGTGCCGCTCACCGTCCGGTTCACCGACGCCTCGACCGGTGCTGACTCCTGGTACTGGGCCTTCGGGGACGGTGCCACATCGACCGAGCAGAACCCGGTCCACACCTACACTCAGGTCGGCCGGTTCACCGTCACCCTGACGGTCGCGAACACCGCCGGGAGCAGCAGCGCAACCGGCGTCGTCACCGCCCGGGACATCCCGCCGGCTCCTCCGAAGGCGGAGGAGAACTTCACCCTCGGGAGTGATGCAGTCAACGTCACCACCGGCGAGGGCGGTCAGCAGGTGACCTTCAACGCCACCGCCGGGCTCAACGTCACCGGCAACGAGATCCACCTCCAGACCGGCGGTCTTGCTGTCACCATCAAGACCGAGAATCTCACCACCGCCGGCAATGTCTCGACCGGCAACGTCACCGGCGTTCACCTGGAGTCCGCTCCCGTCAACGCCACGGTCGGCAGCGCCGGCAACGTCTCAGTTTCGTTCACGGCCGAGATGGACAACTACGACCCCGCCCTTGGGATAACGACGACGATCTACGAGCAGCCGGGCGACGCGACGCAGACCGCGTTCGCCCTTGCAGCACAGGACGAGGGCTCCGAGATCGCCGGCATCGCCTACGCGGTCTACTTCACCAAGACCACCCCCACTGATACCATCCGCGACGCCGTCCTGCGGCTGACGGTCTCGCCCGGCTGGGTGGACGCAAACGGCGGCATCGATGCCATCCGGATATTCCGGCTGGGCGACGACGGCAACCGCTCGGTGCTGCAGACGACCTACGCAGGGATGGAGAACGGCATGATGGTCTTTACGGCCATCTCGCCGGAGGGGTTCTCCGCGTTCGCGATCGGCGCCGTGGCCCCCTCCTCACCCCCGGCCCCCGCCCCATCCAGGAGCAGCGGCGGCGGTGGCAGCGGCTCCCAGGCATCGGTCGGTGCGGCAAGCAACCTCAAGGTCGGCGAACGCGTCGTCCTCTCGATGGACCGGACCGCCATCTCGGCGGTCACCTTCACCGCGAAGAACCAGATTAGAGACGTCATGGTGACGATGGCGAAGGGCTCGCTCCCGCGGGATGCCAAGGCCCCAACCGGCACGGTCTACCAGTACATTGAGGCAACCCTCTACAGGGCGGCTGCCGAGGACTTCAGCAGCGTCGAGTTCCGGTTCGCGGTACCAGCCAACTGGCTCGCGGCGCAGGGCTGCACCAAAGATGAGGTCCGGCTCTTCCGGCTCACCGATGACGGGTGGCGGGAGGTCCCGGTCGAGGCGCTCGGCGAGGAGAACGGGAATGCCATCTTCGCGGCAAGCCCTGAGGGGTTCAGTCTCTTCGCCATCACGGCGACCGGGAAGGCACCTGATGTCGAAGAGCCAACCCTGGAGCCCATCGAGACCGAGACCACACCGCCGGCGGACGTGACGACGACGCCGGTCGACACGACCCCGACGACGCCGCAGCCCACCCCGCTCCCAGTGTGGGTGGCGGTCCTGGCGCTCGGGGTATCTCTCTTCCTCGTGAGGAGGAGAACCTGA